The proteins below are encoded in one region of Vespa velutina chromosome 11, iVesVel2.1, whole genome shotgun sequence:
- the LOC124953175 gene encoding glutamate [NMDA] receptor subunit 1 isoform X2, producing MAKSGKMIALICLLMLLEDYSHAARPSSYNSPTLFMIGGVLSNNESKNYFGATVDHLNFDSQYVNKGITYQHTVIEMDSNPIRTALSVCKSLIAKQVYAVVVSHPLTGDLSPAAVSYTSGFYHIPVIGISSRDSAFSDKNIHVSFLRTVPPYSHQADVWVELLKYFNYMKIIFIHSSDTDGRALLGRFQTTSQNLEDDVEIKVHVESVIEFEPGLESFMEHLMDMKNAQARVCLMYATKTDAKVIFRDAASLNMTGAGYVWIVTEQALDAPNAPEGLLGLKLINASAEKAHIKDSLYAFVSALREMNETEEITSAPKDCGDSGSIWETGKKLFDYIRQQVLPHGETGRVAFDDNGDRIFAEYDIININEDSRQVSVGQYFYPANGTKMRLRVNESNITWPGRLKNKPEGLMIPTHLKVLTIEEKPFVYVREASEIDCLPDEIACPHFNVTDHENSKIYCCKGYCVDLLKELSKTINFTYNLALSPDGQFGSYVIKNSSVGGKKEWTGLIGELVNERADMIVAPLTINPERAEFIEFSKPFKYQGITILEKKPSRSSTLVSFLQPFSNTLWILVMVSVHVVALVLYLLDRFSPFGRFKLANTDGTEEDALNLSSAVWFAWGVLLNSGIGEGTPRSFSARVLGMVWAGFAMIIVASYTANLAAFLVLERPKTKLTGINDARLRNTMENLTCATVKGSAVDMYFRRQVELSNMYRTMEANNYDTAEDAIRDIKIGKLMAFIWDSSRLEFEAAQDCELVTAGELFGRSGYGIGLQKGSPWADAVTLAILDFHESGFMESLDNLWILQGNLQQCEQFEKTPNTLGLQNMAGVFIVVAVGIFGGIGLIIIEMAYKRHQTKKQKKMELARHAADKWRGTIEKRKTLRASIAAQRRIQSNGLNDPTTVSLAVDTVARCTVAPRSPGRAWPGDSDIRQRPMSRSEDVRLSPAVYTADVSHLVV from the exons ATGGCAAAATCTGGTAAAATGATCGCATTGATTTGTCTTCTAATGCTTTTGGAAGACTATAGTCATGCCGCAAGACCATCCAGTTACAACAGTCCAACTTTATTCATGATCGGTGGTGTCCTTTCGAACAATGAaagcaaaaattattttggtGCCACCGTTGAT caTTTGAACTTTGATTCACAATACGTGAACAAAGGTATAACTTATCAACACACTGTCATCGAAATGGATTCCAATCCAATTAGGACAGCTCTAAGCGTTTGTAAATCTCTAATCGCTAAGCAAGTTTACGCAGTAGTTGTGTCTCATCCTTTAACAGGTGATTTGTCACCAGCTGCTGTTTCCTATACCAGCGGTTTTTATCATATACCTGTAATTGGTATATCCTCTCGTGATTCAGCATTTTCCGATAAA aaTATTCACGTGTCTTTTTTACGTACCGTCCCACCATATTCTCATCAGGCCGATGTGTGGGTCGaattgttgaaatattttaactacATGAAGATCATCTTCATACACAGTTCGGACACTGATGGTCGTGCTTTGCTCGGACGTTTCCAAACGACATCACAAAATTTAGAAGATGACGTTGAAATCAAAGTACAC gTGGAATCCGTAATAGAATTCGAGCCAGGTCTTGAAAGTTTTATGGAACATTTGATGGATATGAAGAACGCACAAGCCAGAGTCTGTTTGATGTACGCAAC GAAGACAGATGCAAAAGTTATCTTCAGGGATGCGGCATCATTAAACATGACCGGAGCTGGATACGTTTGGATTGTTACCGAGCAAGCATTGGATGCACCTAACGCACCAGAAGGTCTTCTtggattgaaattaattaacgcgAGCGCAGAGAAGGCTCACATCAAGGACAGCCT ATATGCTTTTGTCTCTGCTTTGcgagaaatgaatgaaaccGAAGAGATCACAAGTGCTCCTAAGGATTGCGGTGATTCCGGATCGATATGGGAGACTGGGAAGAAACTTTTTGA TTATATACGTCAACAAGTTTTACCACATGGAGAAACTGGCAGAGTTGCTTTCGACGATAATGGCGATCGTATTTTTGCTGAATACGATATCATTAACATCAATGAGGATAGTCGGCAAGTTTCGGTTggacaatatttttatccagCA AATGGAACAAAAATGAGATTAAGAGTGAACGAGTCTAATATCACGTGGCCTGggcgtttaaaaaataaacccGAAGGTTTAATGATACCAACGCACTTAAAGGTTTTGACAATTGAAGAGAAACCTTTCGTTTACGTACGTGAAGCAAGCGAAATTGATTGCCTGCCTGATGAAATAGCATGTCCTCATTTCAACGTTACCGATCACGAGA ActcgaaaatatattgttgCAAAGGTTATTGCGTAGATTTGTTAAAAGAATTATCTAAGACTATCAATTTCACTTATAATCTTGCCTTATCACCGGATGGTCAATTTGGcagttatgttattaaaaatagttCAG tcggagggaaaaaagaatggacAGGACTAATCGGAGAATTGGTGAACGAACGAGCAGATATGATCGTTGCACCATTGACGATTAATCCTGAACGTGCTGAATTCATCGAATTCAGCAAGCCATTCAAATATCAGGGGATAACTATACTAGAAAAAAAG CCATCCAGGTCGTCAACATTGGTATCTTTCTTACAACCATTCAGTAACACCCTTTGGATCCTGGTGATGGTTTCGGTGCACGTAGTGGCGCTAGTTCTGTACCTCCTCGACCGGTTTTCACCTTTCGGGAGGTTCAAACTAGCTAATACTGACGGCACCGAGGAAGATGCCCTCAATCTCTCGAGTGCCGTTTGGTTTGCATGGGGAGTATTATTGAACAGTGGAATTGGAGAAG gTACTCCGAGAAGTTTTTCAGCACGAGTATTGGGTATGGTATGGGCAGGATTTGCTATGATCATCGTGGCATCTTATACAGCTAATCTGGCTGCCTTCCTTGTATTGGAACGTCCTAAAACAAAATTGACTGGTATCAATGATGCCCGA CTCAGGAATACTATGGAAAATTTAACATGCGCTACGGTTAAGGGATCAGCAGTGGACATGTATTTCAGGCGACAAGTTGAACTCTCTAATATGTATCGAACAATGGAAGCTAACAATTATGATACAGCCGAAGATGCTATACGTGATATAAAAATTGG gAAATTAATGGCATTCATCTGGGATAGCTCACGTTTGGAATTCGAGGCAGCTCAGGATTGCGAGCTAGTAACTGCCGGTGAATTATTTGGTCGTTCTGGTTACGGAATTGGCCTGCAGAAAGGTTCACCCTGGGCGGATGCCGTGACACTGGCAATTTTAGACTTTCATGAAA GTGGTTTTATGGAAAGTCTCGATAATCTTTGGATACTCCAAGGGAATCTACAACAATGcgaacaatttgaaaaaacTCCGAACACTCTCGGATTGCAAAATATGGCGGGAGTGTTCATAGTGGTCGCGGTCGGTATCTTCGGTGGTATTGGATTGATTATTATCGAGATGGCGTACAAGAGGCATCAAActaaaaaacagaagaaaatggAACTGGCAAGGCACGCAGCCGATAAATGGAGAGGAACGATCGAG AAGCGGAAAACACTTCGAGCTTCGATAGCTGCACAACGAAGAATTCAAAGCAATGGCCTGAACGATCCAACGACCGTCAGCTTAGCAGTCGATACGGTCGCCAGATGCACCGTCGCACCACGTAGCCCTGGAAGGGCATGGCCTGGAGATAGTGATATACGTCAACGACCAATGTCACGTTCTGAAGACGTAAGATTATCACCCGCCGTTTACACCGCTGATGTATCTCATCTTgtagtttaa